A stretch of Stigmatopora argus isolate UIUO_Sarg chromosome 22, RoL_Sarg_1.0, whole genome shotgun sequence DNA encodes these proteins:
- the cadm1a gene encoding cell adhesion molecule 1 isoform X5 gives MAIISCRVKDNDDSVIQLLNPNRQTIYFRDVRPLKDARFQLVNFSDSELRVSLYNVSLSDEGRYVCQLYTDPPQEAYADITVLVPPGNPIIEARDEVLSEGNETEMTCTAMSSKPAAAIRWLKGDKELPGKPKVELTYDRMYTVTSRLTFTVNKEDDGVPVLCIVDHPAVKDFQAQKYLEVQYKPEVKIMVEFPQGLTREGENLELTCHAKGKPQPQRVNWVKVDDDVPSHAVITGADLYIENLNKSYNGTYRCVAANSLGEAFDDYVLYVYDALTTTPTPTNASTFINSSSLHPEASQDTAPSTEPAAHDSRAGEGAPRTVDHAVIGGVVAVVVFAMLCLLIVLGRYFARHKGTYFTHEAKGADDAADADTAIINAEGGHTNSDEKKEYYI, from the exons CGCTCAAAGACGCTCGCTTCCAGCTGGTCAACTTTTCCGACAGCGAACTGCGAGTGTCGCTTTACAACGTATCCCTGTCAGACGAGGGCCGCTACGTTTGCCAGCTGTACACTGACCCGCCGCAGGAGGCCTACGCCGACATCACCGTGCTGG TACCTCCCGGTAACCCCATCATCGAGGCTCGCGACGAGGTGCTGAGCGAAGGAAACGAAACGGAGATGACTTGTACCGCCATGAGCAGTAAACCCGCCGCCGCCATCCGATGGCTGAAGGGTGATAAAGAGCTCCCAG GAAAGCCTAAAGTGGAGCTGACTTACGACAGGATGTACACGGTCACCAGCCGCCTCACGTTTACCGTCAACAAGGAGGACGACGGCGTTCCCGTGCTTTGCATTGTGGACCACCCGGCGGTCAAAGACTTTCAAGCGCAGAAATACTTGGAAGTGCAGT ACAAGCCCGAGGTTAAGATCATGGTCGAGTTTCCTCAGGGTCTCACAAGAGAAGGCGAGAACCTGGAATTGACGTGTCACGCCAAAGGCAAACCTCA gccgCAGCGGGTGAACTGGGTGAAAGTGGACGACGACGTTCCGTCCCATGCCGTCATCACCGGTGCTGACCTTTACATCGAAAACCTCAATAAGTCCTACAACGGAACGTATCGCTGCGTGGCGGCCAACTCTTTGGGAGAGGCTTTTGACGACTATGTCCTCTACGTATATG ATGCTCTCACCACCACCCCCACACCCACCAATGCCTCCACCTTCATCAACTCCTCCTCTCTCCACCCTGAAGCCAGTCAAG ACACTGCGCCCAGCACTGAACCTGCAGCTCATG ACTCTCGAGCCGGCGAGGGAGCTCCCAGAACGGTGGACCACGCTGTGATCGGGGGAGTCGTAGCTGTGGTGGTCTTCGCCATGCTCTGTCTACTCATCGTCTTGGGACGTTACTTTGCGAGGCACAAAG GTACTTACTTCACGCACGAAGCCAAAGGGGCAGACGACGCGGCGGACGCCGACACCGCCATCATCAACGCCGAGGGCGGCCACACCAACTCCGACGAAAAGAAGGAGTACTACATCTAA